Genomic segment of Bacteroidota bacterium:
GTTGCTTTATATTTAATGGGGGCCGCTGCTCTTAGTTCCTATTCTTTGTTTCATCTATTGAGCGGATGGGGAATTATCATTTCGGCTTCCTTGGGTGCTTTTGTCATATTTGTTGTGAGCTCAGTACTGACTTTTCGGATTCGCGATGTGGTGGCTGTGCTGATTATTGGTTTAATGTTGGGCGGAGGAATCAGTGCCTTTATTGAAATTCTTCAATCCTTTTCGGGCAATGAAGCACTGAAACATTATGTGCTCTGGACCTTTGGTAGCTTTCGTTATGTAGATATCACCCAGGTAGCCTATTTGGCTGGTGCAGTGATGATAGGTATATTTTTATCCTTGGCTGTTTCCAAACAACTTAATCTGTTGCTGCTCGGCGAGATTTATGCTGCCGGCTTGGGAGTGCCAATAAACCTGATAAAGTATCTAGTTGTATTTTGCACCAGCCTCTTGGCCGGTTGTGTCACGGCCTTCTGTGGACCTATCGGCTTTGTAGGGCTTGCGGTACCTCACATAGTGCGCCGGCTTTTTAATACATACAACCACAATATCCTTACGCCCGCCTGTGCTCTGATGGGTGCTGTGATCTGCTGTCTTTGCAATATCCTTGCTTCGGTTCCGGGTACAGAAATTGCTCTTCCTATTAATGCGGTTACCTCCCTTTTTGGTGCACCGGTTGTTATTTGGATTATCATGAAATATAAAAAGGGCTAAGCCATGATAGTAATTAATGACTTGGACATAGGATTTAAAGAAAAGGCTCCCATCTTTTCAAAGATATCTGTGAAAGCTGACCCCGGTGATATCATAGCTCTTTTAGGTGTGAATGGAGTAGGCAAGTCCACCTTCCTGCGTACACTCTGTGGTGTTCAAGAACACTTACATGGGGAAATATTTATCGCGGGTGAATCAACTGAAAACTATAGTGCACCGGAACTGGCAACAATGATAAGTGCCGTCTGGACCGAGAAGATTTATATAGAGAATATCACGGTAAGAGAATTTATAGCGATGGGGCGTACTCCTTATACCGGTTGGTTTGGTAATTTGTCTGAGGAAGATTATGTTGTTATTGACATGGCTATCACAACGGCAAAACTAGAGGATATGGAATATCGTTTGTTTAATCATTTGAGCGATGGGGAAAAGCAACGAGTATTGATAGCTCGCGCTATTTGTCAAGACACCCCGATACTCATACTCGACGAACCCACTGCCTATCTTGACTTTAGACATAAAAAATCTATTTACGAATTATTGACAGATAGGTCGGCGTTAGAGGGTGAAGGAGTTACTATTTTTTCGACCCACGACATTCAAGCGGCCATGCAATATGCCAACACCTTTTGGTTGATGACTGAGGAAAAGGAATTTGTAGTAGTCAAGAACACCGAGCCTGAGTTCCGACAGATAATTATGGACAAATTGAAGATTCAGGAATTGGTCTGAAATGTGGAAATGAAGAGGCTCTTTTGTATCTATCCTAAATCTAAATTCTAACTTCGCCACATGGCTTGGAAAGAGAAAACCATAGAAAAACTATATTACTCCATAGGTGAGGTGGCGACCATGTTAGAAATCAATGCCTCGATGTTGCGCTATTGGGAAAGGGAGTTTAGCATATTGAAACCCAAAAAGAATGGCAAAGGCGATCGCTTCTACACAAAAGAGGACATTGAAAAGGTTAAGCTCATCTATCATCTGGTAAAAGAAAAAGGATACACCCTGGACGGCGCAAGGGCTCGGCTAAAAGCGGATCCGAAAGATGTAGAAAAGAAAATGCAGTTAACTGACAAACTCAAAAAGGTAAGAGACTTCCTCGAACAACTGAAAGAGGAACTGGGTTAAGCATTCGGACTAAAATTCGTGACTCTTATAAGCAAAATTGAGTCGCGCTCCAATAGAATAGATAAAAGAGGAAAGAGCCGGATTTCGGTTGTTAATTGATTTATCGCCTGCCGTATTAGAACGATAGAGCAATTCGAAATCTACATAGAAATTATGCCAAGGCATATAAGAAGTAAGCAGTTGAATATAAGCAATGGAACCACCCGCCCCCTGACCTATACGGTTGCCGAACTCTTTAGTAACGGTTAATGGCGCTGCACTTCTAAAAATATCTCCTCCGAAATTCGTCATTTCCCATTTATTGTTCTGTGGATTCACCCATAAAGTATCACCGGTTGTTTTGGCGTACATCATTCTCAAATTAAAGGAAAGGCGCATCACAGGTTGATACCGCACATTCAGCAGAAACTCATAGAACCCTGCGCCAAGCGGATGAGCCAACGGCTG
This window contains:
- a CDS encoding iron ABC transporter permease — encoded protein: MQLFIGSVRIPISSVLTILTGGTVDNEAWSNIVIESRLPGALAAMLAGAGLSVSGLQMQTLFRNPVAGPYVLGISAGASLGVALYLMGAAALSSYSLFHLLSGWGIIISASLGAFVIFVVSSVLTFRIRDVVAVLIIGLMLGGGISAFIEILQSFSGNEALKHYVLWTFGSFRYVDITQVAYLAGAVMIGIFLSLAVSKQLNLLLLGEIYAAGLGVPINLIKYLVVFCTSLLAGCVTAFCGPIGFVGLAVPHIVRRLFNTYNHNILTPACALMGAVICCLCNILASVPGTEIALPINAVTSLFGAPVVIWIIMKYKKG
- a CDS encoding ABC transporter ATP-binding protein; amino-acid sequence: MIVINDLDIGFKEKAPIFSKISVKADPGDIIALLGVNGVGKSTFLRTLCGVQEHLHGEIFIAGESTENYSAPELATMISAVWTEKIYIENITVREFIAMGRTPYTGWFGNLSEEDYVVIDMAITTAKLEDMEYRLFNHLSDGEKQRVLIARAICQDTPILILDEPTAYLDFRHKKSIYELLTDRSALEGEGVTIFSTHDIQAAMQYANTFWLMTEEKEFVVVKNTEPEFRQIIMDKLKIQELV
- a CDS encoding MerR family transcriptional regulator — its product is MAWKEKTIEKLYYSIGEVATMLEINASMLRYWEREFSILKPKKNGKGDRFYTKEDIEKVKLIYHLVKEKGYTLDGARARLKADPKDVEKKMQLTDKLKKVRDFLEQLKEELG